Proteins from a single region of Azospira inquinata:
- the ribD gene encoding bifunctional diaminohydroxyphosphoribosylaminopyrimidine deaminase/5-amino-6-(5-phosphoribosylamino)uracil reductase RibD, with product MFDAQDHRFMARALRLAAQGLFSTSPNPRVGCVLVKDGQIVGEGWHQKAGGLHAEVHALRAAGEAARGATAYVTLEPCSHFGRTPPCADALIQAGVARVVAAMEDPNPLVSGQGLARIGAAGIATAAGLLAEEARELNIGFIARMTRGRPWLRLKGAASLDGRTALANGVSQWITGPAARQDGHRWRARACAILTGSGTVLADDPQLTVRGVATERQPLRVVVDSHLVTPGNARILEGGGTLVVTACEDGAKARSLQDQGAEVLVLPGADGRVDLPGLLAELGRRGLNEVHGEGGARLHGALIAQGLADELLWYLAPCLIGGGGRGLLDWPDLESLEAAPHWRFHDLRQVGTDLRILARRA from the coding sequence ATGTTCGACGCCCAGGATCACCGCTTCATGGCGCGGGCCCTGCGCCTGGCTGCCCAAGGCCTTTTTTCCACTTCCCCCAATCCCCGGGTCGGCTGTGTCCTGGTCAAGGACGGTCAGATCGTTGGCGAAGGCTGGCATCAAAAAGCCGGTGGCCTCCATGCGGAGGTCCATGCCCTGCGGGCGGCGGGGGAAGCGGCCCGGGGCGCCACCGCCTATGTGACTCTGGAGCCCTGTAGCCATTTCGGCCGGACTCCCCCCTGTGCCGACGCCTTGATCCAGGCCGGGGTGGCCCGGGTAGTGGCGGCCATGGAAGACCCCAATCCCCTGGTTTCCGGACAAGGCTTAGCCCGCATCGGGGCGGCGGGCATTGCCACTGCTGCGGGTCTGCTGGCGGAGGAAGCCCGGGAACTGAATATTGGTTTTATCGCCCGGATGACCCGGGGGCGCCCCTGGCTGCGCCTCAAGGGGGCGGCCAGTTTGGATGGCCGCACGGCCCTGGCCAACGGGGTTAGCCAATGGATTACGGGCCCGGCGGCGCGCCAGGATGGCCACCGCTGGCGGGCCCGGGCCTGTGCCATTCTCACCGGCAGCGGCACGGTGTTGGCGGATGATCCCCAACTCACGGTACGGGGCGTGGCAACGGAACGTCAGCCCCTGCGGGTGGTGGTGGATAGCCATTTGGTTACCCCGGGGAACGCCCGGATCCTGGAAGGGGGCGGCACCCTGGTGGTGACGGCCTGTGAGGACGGGGCCAAAGCCCGCTCCTTGCAGGATCAGGGGGCGGAGGTGCTGGTGTTGCCAGGGGCCGATGGCCGGGTGGATTTGCCCGGTCTGCTGGCGGAACTGGGGCGCCGGGGCTTAAATGAGGTCCATGGAGAAGGGGGCGCCCGGCTGCACGGGGCGCTCATTGCTCAGGGCTTGGCGGATGAACTGCTCTGGTATCTGGCTCCCTGCCTGATCGGTGGGGGCGGCCGGGGGCTCCTGGACTGGCCGGATCTGGAAAGTCTGGAGGCGGCGCCCCACTGGCGCTTCCACGACCTGCGCCAGGTCGGTACGGATCTTCGTATTCTGGCCCGGCGGGCCTGA
- a CDS encoding rhodanese-like domain-containing protein, with translation MEFIKQNIFLVGLVVVSGGAFLASLLRRSGGPAISVVDATLLINRQDALVLDVRDPAEFAGGHIPEAKNVPLAKLGERISELAQYKDRPIVVVCASGMRSATACGQLAKAGFTQVKNLDGGMGRWSEANLPLTRKKA, from the coding sequence TTGGAATTCATTAAGCAAAATATTTTTCTCGTCGGCCTGGTGGTGGTGAGCGGCGGCGCTTTTCTGGCCTCCCTGCTGCGTCGCTCCGGCGGCCCCGCCATTTCGGTGGTGGATGCCACCCTGTTGATTAACCGGCAAGACGCCCTGGTACTGGATGTGCGGGACCCGGCGGAATTCGCCGGGGGCCACATTCCGGAAGCCAAAAACGTACCCCTGGCCAAGCTGGGGGAACGGATCAGCGAACTGGCCCAATATAAGGATCGCCCCATTGTGGTGGTGTGCGCTTCCGGTATGCGTTCCGCCACGGCCTGCGGCCAGTTGGCCAAAGCCGGTTTCACCCAGGTGAAAAACCTGGATGGGGGCATGGGCCGCTGGAGTGAAGCCAATCTCCCCCTGACCCGGAAAAAGGCCTGA
- a CDS encoding SH3 domain-containing protein, with protein MVPYLSWRRLLLLGLGGLWAVAAWAADFRSVEPASGEAAILYDAPSSKAKKLYLIRRYTPVEVVVSLEAWVKVRDRDGGLCWIAKNELVERRTVQVTADTAQIRQSADANAPVAFSAAKGVALELVQVGPPGWAQVKHRDGTTGYVRDNQVWGL; from the coding sequence ATGGTCCCATACCTTTCCTGGCGCCGCCTGTTGCTCCTGGGGTTGGGCGGACTGTGGGCCGTCGCCGCCTGGGCGGCGGATTTCCGCTCCGTGGAACCGGCCTCCGGAGAGGCTGCCATCCTTTACGACGCCCCTTCCTCCAAGGCCAAAAAGCTCTACCTGATTCGCCGCTATACCCCGGTGGAAGTGGTGGTGAGCCTGGAAGCCTGGGTCAAGGTGCGGGACCGGGACGGAGGCCTCTGCTGGATTGCCAAAAACGAACTGGTGGAACGGCGCACGGTGCAGGTTACGGCCGATACCGCCCAGATTCGCCAGTCCGCCGATGCCAATGCCCCCGTCGCCTTCAGCGCCGCCAAGGGGGTGGCCCTGGAACTGGTGCAGGTGGGGCCGCCGGGCTGGGCCCAGGTCAAGCATCGGGACGGGACCACCGGCTATGTGCGGGACAATCAGGTCTGGGGCCTCTAG
- a CDS encoding murein hydrolase activator EnvC family protein translates to MSPHFPSAPFPAPSSPRPPHGWSRLAACCLMLIWGLGAIQPALAAKEKERSHKEKDSPPEKTAIRSAQKQMNQKQGDLQDVRGKLTHLRKEVATTEKTRSDVADQLQDVERNISSATRELRDLADQRNSLQDKLHSLADQSRVLSGTLDTQQNQLQKLVVRQYTRGDTDSLRLLLNGNDPNQIARDMYYLAAVAKARSALMQQLGESLKQKQDLAEETKRQEGELARVEAKQKDEQARLESLKQQRQATLAQLSDRIADRRKQITSLQQDEKHLSDLVANLSKSIAEAQAREKARAEAAARARAKAEAAARAKAEAEAKAAARAQALAREKAAKAGKPLPPQKPIPRPAPPPREPELQNEKIPEAVPSGAFARLKGSLHLPVRGAVSNRFGSKRGEGGSWKGVFVRAGAGSEVRAVAGGRVAFADWMRGFGNLLIIDHGDGYMTIYGNNESLYKKAGDTVKGGDVIGAVGSSGGNGESGLYFELRRQGQPLDPLQWVGLK, encoded by the coding sequence ATGTCTCCCCACTTCCCCTCCGCCCCATTCCCTGCCCCCTCTTCCCCCCGTCCGCCCCATGGCTGGAGCCGTCTGGCCGCCTGCTGCCTGATGCTGATCTGGGGATTGGGGGCCATCCAGCCCGCCCTGGCGGCCAAAGAAAAGGAACGGAGCCACAAGGAAAAAGACTCGCCCCCGGAAAAAACGGCGATCCGCAGCGCCCAGAAGCAGATGAATCAGAAGCAGGGTGATTTGCAGGATGTACGGGGCAAGCTCACCCATTTGCGCAAGGAAGTGGCCACCACGGAAAAAACCCGCTCCGATGTGGCGGACCAGTTGCAGGACGTGGAGCGGAATATTTCCTCCGCCACCCGGGAGCTGCGGGATCTGGCGGATCAGCGCAATAGCCTCCAGGACAAGCTGCACAGCCTGGCGGACCAATCCCGGGTCCTGTCAGGCACCCTGGATACCCAGCAGAACCAGCTCCAGAAGCTAGTGGTCCGCCAGTACACCCGGGGGGACACGGACTCCCTGCGCCTGCTCCTGAACGGTAACGACCCCAACCAGATCGCCCGGGACATGTATTACCTGGCCGCCGTGGCCAAGGCCCGCAGTGCCTTGATGCAGCAGCTGGGAGAATCCCTCAAGCAGAAGCAGGACCTGGCGGAAGAAACCAAGCGCCAGGAAGGGGAACTGGCCCGGGTGGAAGCCAAGCAAAAGGATGAGCAGGCTCGGCTGGAAAGCCTGAAACAGCAGCGCCAGGCCACCCTGGCCCAGCTCTCGGACCGGATTGCGGACCGGCGTAAGCAGATCACCTCCCTACAACAGGACGAAAAGCATCTCTCCGACCTAGTCGCCAATCTGTCCAAGTCCATCGCCGAAGCCCAGGCCCGGGAAAAGGCCCGGGCGGAGGCCGCTGCCCGGGCACGGGCCAAGGCTGAAGCGGCAGCCCGGGCCAAAGCGGAGGCCGAAGCCAAGGCGGCGGCCCGAGCCCAGGCCCTGGCCAGGGAAAAGGCGGCCAAAGCAGGTAAGCCCCTGCCGCCGCAAAAGCCCATCCCCCGCCCGGCTCCGCCCCCCCGGGAACCGGAGCTGCAAAACGAAAAAATTCCGGAAGCCGTTCCCAGCGGCGCCTTCGCCCGCCTCAAGGGCAGCCTGCACCTGCCAGTCCGGGGCGCGGTCAGCAACCGCTTCGGCAGTAAGCGTGGCGAAGGTGGCTCCTGGAAGGGCGTCTTCGTCCGAGCTGGCGCCGGCAGCGAGGTTCGGGCAGTGGCCGGCGGCCGGGTGGCCTTCGCCGACTGGATGCGGGGGTTTGGCAACCTGCTCATCATCGACCACGGGGATGGTTACATGACCATCTACGGCAATAACGAATCCCTCTATAAAAAAGCCGGGGATACGGTGAAAGGTGGGGATGTAATCGGGGCCGTCGGCAGCAGCGGTGGCAACGGAGAATCCGGTTTATACTTTGAACTTCGCCGTCAAGGACAACCGCTCGACCCATTGCAGTGGGTGGGCTTGAAGTAG
- the grxC gene encoding glutaredoxin 3: MKPVQMYSTGVCPYCVRAEQLLRARGVTDIEKLRVDLEPELREQMMSRTGRRTVPQIFIGDTHVGGCDDLYALDRAGDLLPLLQND, translated from the coding sequence ATGAAGCCGGTGCAGATGTATTCCACCGGGGTTTGCCCCTACTGTGTCCGGGCCGAGCAGCTGCTCCGGGCCCGGGGCGTGACCGACATTGAAAAACTCCGGGTGGATTTGGAGCCGGAATTACGAGAGCAGATGATGAGCCGTACCGGCCGCCGCACCGTGCCCCAGATTTTTATCGGCGACACCCACGTGGGCGGCTGCGATGACCTCTACGCCCTGGATCGGGCCGGGGATTTGCTGCCCCTGCTGCAAAACGATTGA
- the trmL gene encoding tRNA (uridine(34)/cytosine(34)/5-carboxymethylaminomethyluridine(34)-2'-O)-methyltransferase TrmL, with protein MIAIVLYCPEIPPNTGNIIRLCANTGCELHLIEPLGFALDDKHMRRAGLDYHEYASMKLHSSWEVCRAALAGRRFFAVTTKGGQRHDQPHFTDQDVFLFGQETRGLPPEIMAQFPEEQRLRLPMRPGQRSMNLSNAAAVMAFTAWGQLGYPGGV; from the coding sequence ATGATCGCCATCGTTCTTTATTGCCCGGAGATTCCCCCCAACACGGGCAACATTATCCGGCTCTGCGCCAATACGGGCTGTGAATTACATCTCATTGAACCCCTGGGCTTCGCCCTGGATGACAAGCACATGCGCCGAGCCGGGCTGGATTACCATGAGTACGCCAGCATGAAGCTCCATTCTTCCTGGGAAGTCTGCCGGGCAGCCCTGGCCGGACGCCGCTTTTTTGCCGTCACCACCAAAGGCGGGCAACGCCACGATCAGCCCCATTTTACGGACCAGGACGTTTTTCTCTTCGGTCAGGAAACCCGGGGCCTGCCCCCGGAAATCATGGCCCAGTTTCCCGAGGAGCAACGGCTGCGGCTGCCCATGCGGCCGGGGCAGCGCAGCATGAACCTATCCAATGCGGCGGCCGTCATGGCCTTTACCGCCTGGGGTCAGTTGGGCTATCCGGGAGGCGTCTAA
- a CDS encoding HesA/MoeB/ThiF family protein, giving the protein MDDQQLLHYSRHILLEPIGIEGQERLLQSRVLIVGAGGLGSPAALYLAAAGVGRLVLADGDTVDYTNLQRQILHSPDTVGMAKALSGERRLHQLNPECRVEALTRRLEGEDLEAQVALADVVLDCCDNFPTRHAVNRACVAQKKPLVSGAAVRFDGQISVFDQRQEDAPCYHCLFPEGEDVEELRCAVTGVFAPLTGIIGAMQAAEALKLLVPCGTPLSGRLLLLDALTMEWRSIRLAKDPDCPVCGHH; this is encoded by the coding sequence ATGGACGACCAGCAACTTCTCCACTACAGCCGCCACATTCTTCTAGAACCCATCGGTATCGAAGGTCAGGAGCGCCTGCTCCAATCCCGGGTATTAATTGTGGGAGCCGGGGGGCTGGGCTCCCCCGCCGCCCTCTACTTGGCGGCCGCCGGGGTGGGACGTCTGGTGCTGGCGGACGGAGATACGGTGGATTACACCAATCTGCAACGGCAGATTCTCCATAGCCCGGATACGGTGGGCATGGCCAAGGCCCTGTCCGGAGAACGGCGCCTACACCAGCTCAACCCAGAATGCCGGGTGGAGGCCCTGACCCGGCGCCTGGAAGGGGAAGACCTGGAAGCCCAGGTAGCCCTGGCGGACGTGGTACTGGATTGCTGCGACAATTTTCCCACCCGCCATGCCGTAAACCGGGCCTGCGTGGCCCAGAAAAAGCCCCTGGTGTCCGGTGCTGCGGTGCGCTTCGACGGCCAGATCAGCGTCTTTGACCAGCGCCAGGAAGATGCTCCCTGCTACCACTGCCTGTTTCCCGAAGGGGAAGATGTGGAGGAGCTGCGCTGCGCCGTCACCGGGGTCTTCGCCCCCCTCACCGGCATCATCGGCGCCATGCAAGCCGCGGAAGCCCTCAAGCTCCTGGTGCCCTGCGGTACCCCCTTGAGCGGCCGCCTATTGTTGCTGGACGCCCTGACCATGGAATGGCGCAGCATCCGCCTGGCGAAAGACCCGGACTGCCCGGTCTGCGGGCATCATTAG
- the nrdR gene encoding transcriptional regulator NrdR codes for MKCPFCNAPDTTVVDTRINDDGDIVRRRRRCLSCEKRFTTYERAEIRLPQVVKKNGSRVDFSREKLAASLWLALRKRPVSTESVEGAIARIEEKLLALGEREMPSEKLGEMVMRELKKLDKIAYVRFASVYRNFEDVDEFSHAVREVTPRSPVSPKPPRRSRDA; via the coding sequence ATGAAGTGTCCATTCTGCAACGCTCCTGACACCACCGTCGTCGATACCCGCATCAACGACGACGGCGACATCGTGCGCCGTCGCCGCCGCTGCCTCTCCTGCGAGAAGCGGTTCACTACCTACGAGCGGGCGGAAATCCGCCTGCCCCAGGTGGTCAAGAAAAACGGTTCCCGGGTGGATTTCAGCCGGGAAAAGCTGGCCGCCAGCCTCTGGCTGGCCCTGCGCAAGCGGCCCGTTTCCACGGAAAGCGTGGAAGGGGCCATTGCCCGCATTGAAGAAAAACTCCTGGCTTTGGGGGAACGGGAAATGCCCTCGGAAAAGCTAGGTGAAATGGTCATGCGGGAATTGAAGAAACTGGACAAGATCGCCTATGTCCGCTTCGCCTCCGTCTATCGCAATTTCGAAGACGTGGACGAGTTTTCCCACGCGGTGCGGGAAGTCACCCCCCGTAGCCCGGTGTCCCCCAAGCCTCCCCGTCGTTCCCGCGACGCCTGA
- a CDS encoding NAD(P)H-dependent glycerol-3-phosphate dehydrogenase has product MNLAVLGAGAWGTALAIAFAPAHGVRLWSRETDQVAEMARTRRNERYLPGVALPDSIQVGDDFEAAVAGADLLLIATPTAGLRPTLSRLAPLSEAPLLWACKGLEAGTALLPHQVVAQVLGEGRCCGALSGPSFADEVARGMPTAVTLASTNLDFAKRSVLALHSPRLRLYANDDVVGVEIGGAVKNVLAIATGIADGLGLGLNARAALVTRGLAEIARLGLAMGGRRETLMGLAGMGDLILTCTGDLSRNRRVGLALGQGKTLEQILADLGHVAEGVNTAREVAGLATRLGIDMPITQAVDGVLHRGLSAALAVEQLLARDPKLEGL; this is encoded by the coding sequence ATGAATCTTGCGGTACTGGGGGCCGGCGCCTGGGGCACGGCCCTGGCCATTGCCTTCGCGCCGGCCCATGGGGTCCGGCTGTGGAGCCGGGAAACCGATCAGGTGGCCGAAATGGCCCGGACCCGGCGCAACGAGCGCTATCTGCCCGGAGTGGCCCTGCCGGACAGCATTCAGGTGGGGGACGATTTTGAAGCGGCGGTGGCGGGGGCGGATTTGTTGTTGATCGCCACCCCCACGGCGGGCCTACGGCCCACCCTGAGCCGTCTGGCACCCCTCTCGGAGGCGCCCCTGCTCTGGGCCTGCAAGGGGCTGGAAGCGGGAACGGCACTCCTGCCCCATCAGGTAGTGGCCCAGGTGCTGGGGGAAGGGCGCTGCTGCGGCGCCCTCTCCGGCCCCAGTTTTGCGGATGAGGTGGCCCGGGGCATGCCCACGGCGGTAACCCTGGCCTCCACCAATCTGGACTTCGCCAAACGTTCCGTCCTGGCCCTCCATTCTCCCCGTCTGCGGCTCTATGCCAATGATGATGTGGTGGGGGTGGAAATCGGCGGTGCGGTGAAAAACGTCCTGGCCATCGCCACCGGCATTGCGGACGGTCTGGGCCTGGGCCTCAATGCCCGGGCCGCCCTGGTTACCCGGGGGCTGGCGGAAATCGCCCGCCTGGGTCTGGCCATGGGGGGGCGCCGGGAAACCTTGATGGGCCTGGCGGGCATGGGGGATTTGATTCTCACCTGCACCGGGGATTTGTCCCGCAATCGCCGGGTGGGCTTGGCCCTGGGCCAGGGCAAGACCCTGGAGCAAATCCTGGCGGACCTGGGCCATGTGGCGGAAGGGGTGAATACGGCCCGGGAAGTGGCCGGGCTGGCTACCCGCCTGGGTATCGACATGCCCATTACCCAGGCCGTGGATGGGGTGCTGCACCGGGGCCTGTCGGCGGCCCTGGCGGTGGAACAGCTCCTGGCCCGGGATCCCAAGCTGGAAGGCCTGTAA
- a CDS encoding S41 family peptidase, whose translation MGKQLKTVGLVSVGFVAGVLLSLQISAMAEKENRAGLPVEELRTFAEVFNAIKQGYVEPVEDKKLITNAISGMLSNLDPHSSYLDADSFKELQVGTQGEFGGLGIEVGMEDGFVKVVSPIEDTPAYRAGLKAGDLIVKLDDTPVKGLTLSDAVKRMRGKPKTPITLTVVRKGEQKPLVITLTREVIKVQSVKSKLLDGAYGYVRITQFQENTGPSLVKHLNDLYKQAKLKGLILDLRNDPGGLLNGAVGVAGAFLPPKALVVSTNGRLADSKHEFRAVTEDYARSAKEDYLQGLNPEVKKVPMVVLVNGGSASASEIVAGALQDHKRAVVMGTQTFGKGSVQTVLPLPNNTAIKLTTARYYTPSGRSIQAKGIVPDIEVEESANGGNGRDHLLREADLEHHLNNDKDSGAAKDSALKPAKDLKDNGKTKGKSKEEDDKLDMQPPVEPASKDDYQVNQAVNLLKGLQIMQNRQ comes from the coding sequence ATGGGTAAGCAGTTGAAAACGGTGGGTCTGGTCAGCGTCGGCTTTGTCGCCGGGGTGCTGTTGAGCTTGCAGATTTCCGCCATGGCGGAAAAGGAAAACCGGGCGGGCCTGCCGGTGGAAGAGCTGCGCACCTTCGCGGAAGTCTTCAATGCCATCAAACAGGGCTACGTGGAGCCGGTGGAGGATAAGAAGCTCATCACCAATGCCATTTCCGGCATGCTCTCCAACCTGGACCCCCACTCCTCCTATCTGGATGCGGATTCCTTCAAGGAACTCCAGGTCGGCACCCAGGGTGAGTTCGGCGGCCTGGGCATTGAAGTGGGCATGGAAGACGGCTTCGTCAAAGTGGTCTCCCCCATTGAAGACACCCCCGCCTACCGGGCCGGGCTCAAGGCCGGGGACCTGATCGTCAAGCTGGACGACACCCCGGTGAAAGGCCTCACCCTGTCCGACGCGGTAAAGCGCATGCGGGGCAAGCCCAAGACCCCCATTACACTGACCGTGGTCCGCAAGGGGGAACAAAAACCCCTGGTGATTACCCTGACCCGGGAAGTGATCAAGGTGCAGAGCGTCAAATCCAAGCTCCTGGACGGGGCCTATGGCTATGTGCGCATCACCCAGTTCCAGGAAAATACCGGGCCTTCCCTGGTGAAGCACCTCAATGATCTCTATAAACAGGCCAAGCTGAAGGGCCTGATTCTGGATTTGCGCAACGATCCGGGCGGCCTGCTGAACGGGGCCGTGGGCGTGGCTGGCGCCTTCCTGCCGCCCAAGGCTTTGGTGGTTTCCACCAATGGCCGCCTGGCGGATTCCAAGCACGAATTCCGGGCCGTTACCGAGGATTACGCCCGCAGCGCCAAGGAAGACTACCTGCAAGGCCTGAATCCGGAAGTGAAGAAGGTGCCCATGGTGGTGCTGGTGAACGGGGGCTCCGCCTCCGCCTCGGAAATCGTCGCCGGCGCCTTGCAAGACCACAAGCGGGCGGTGGTCATGGGCACCCAGACCTTCGGCAAGGGCTCGGTGCAAACCGTGCTGCCCCTGCCCAACAACACGGCCATCAAGCTCACCACGGCCCGCTACTACACCCCCTCGGGCCGCTCCATCCAGGCCAAGGGCATTGTGCCGGACATCGAGGTGGAAGAATCCGCCAACGGTGGCAATGGCCGGGATCATCTGCTGCGGGAAGCGGATCTGGAACACCACCTGAACAACGACAAGGACAGTGGGGCCGCTAAAGATTCTGCCCTGAAGCCGGCTAAGGACCTCAAAGACAACGGTAAGACCAAGGGCAAGTCCAAGGAAGAAGACGACAAGCTGGACATGCAGCCTCCGGTGGAACCGGCCTCCAAGGACGACTATCAGGTGAATCAGGCGGTCAATCTTCTCAAGGGCCTGCAGATCATGCAGAATCGCCAGTAG
- a CDS encoding GspE/PulE family protein, giving the protein MARPEKIRLGDLLIQQGLLSDEQLKSALEEQKRSGRKLGRIFVDSGFVSEEQISQALARQLRIPFVDLHTYTPAGALTKLLPEAQARRFRAIPLEDRGDTLLVGLVDPTDLLAYDEITRIVRRGIELAVVTETDLLATIDRIYRRTEEISGLAKELKAELGDAPIEFGELLGLTPGAEDAPVVKLLQTVFEEAMRTRASDIHIEPQESSLRIRFRIDGILHIQTDADPKIATAVALRLKLMSGLDISEKRLPQDGRFVIKVRNSPVDVRISTMPTQYGESVVMRLLSQSGGILGLDHMNMPDHMLNRLRNAIHRPSGIVLVTGPTGSGKTTTLYAALSELNTTEKKIITVEDPVEYRLPGINQVQVHEKIDLSFERVLRTALRQDPDIILVGEMRDQQTAEIGMRASMTGHLVLSTLHTNDALSTPIRLLDMGVPRYMVALSLHLVLAQRLVRVVCESCRAPHELEAHEREWLRYELGDRVDQYHFVKGKGCPHCSNTGYQSRTGIWEMLEMTNEMVEAVNQGEPALFMQAGRRQMSGQTLRSDAVRLATLGRTTVEEAMRVASQTEEEG; this is encoded by the coding sequence ATGGCGCGGCCGGAAAAAATCCGTTTGGGAGATTTGCTGATTCAGCAGGGTCTGCTCAGCGATGAGCAGTTGAAATCAGCCCTGGAAGAGCAGAAACGGAGCGGTCGCAAGCTGGGGCGCATTTTCGTCGATAGCGGTTTTGTCAGCGAAGAGCAGATTTCCCAGGCCCTGGCCCGCCAGCTGCGCATTCCTTTTGTGGATCTGCACACCTATACCCCGGCCGGGGCGCTCACCAAGCTGTTGCCGGAAGCCCAGGCCCGGCGTTTCCGCGCCATTCCCCTGGAAGACCGGGGCGATACCCTACTGGTGGGGCTGGTGGATCCCACGGACCTTCTGGCCTACGACGAAATTACCCGGATTGTGCGGCGGGGCATTGAACTGGCGGTGGTGACGGAAACGGACCTGCTGGCCACCATTGACCGCATTTACCGGCGTACGGAGGAAATCTCCGGCCTGGCCAAGGAACTGAAGGCGGAGCTGGGGGATGCCCCCATCGAATTCGGCGAATTGCTGGGTCTCACCCCGGGGGCGGAAGACGCCCCGGTGGTGAAGCTGCTCCAGACCGTGTTTGAAGAAGCCATGCGCACCCGGGCCTCGGACATTCACATCGAGCCCCAGGAAAGCTCCCTGCGCATTCGCTTCCGTATCGACGGCATTCTCCACATCCAGACCGACGCGGACCCGAAAATTGCCACCGCCGTGGCCCTGCGCCTGAAGCTCATGTCCGGCCTGGATATTTCGGAAAAGCGTCTGCCCCAGGATGGCCGCTTTGTTATTAAGGTGCGCAACAGCCCGGTGGACGTGCGGATTTCCACCATGCCGACCCAGTACGGGGAATCGGTGGTGATGCGGCTGCTCAGCCAGTCCGGCGGCATTCTTGGCCTGGACCACATGAATATGCCGGACCACATGCTCAACCGGTTGCGCAACGCCATTCACCGGCCCAGCGGCATTGTGCTGGTGACCGGCCCCACGGGGAGCGGTAAGACCACCACCCTCTATGCGGCCCTGTCCGAGCTGAATACCACGGAAAAAAAGATCATTACCGTGGAAGACCCGGTGGAATACCGGCTGCCGGGCATTAACCAGGTCCAGGTCCATGAAAAAATCGACCTGTCCTTCGAGCGGGTGCTGCGCACCGCCCTGCGCCAGGATCCGGACATTATTCTGGTGGGGGAAATGCGGGACCAGCAGACGGCGGAAATCGGTATGCGGGCGTCCATGACGGGCCACTTGGTGCTATCTACCCTGCACACCAATGATGCCCTGTCCACGCCTATCCGCCTGTTGGACATGGGGGTGCCCCGCTACATGGTGGCCCTCTCCCTCCACCTAGTATTGGCCCAGCGGCTGGTGCGGGTGGTCTGCGAATCCTGCCGGGCGCCCCACGAACTGGAAGCCCATGAGCGGGAATGGTTGCGCTATGAGCTGGGGGATCGGGTGGATCAATACCACTTCGTCAAAGGCAAGGGCTGTCCCCATTGCAGCAACACGGGCTACCAGAGCCGGACCGGCATCTGGGAAATGCTGGAAATGACCAACGAAATGGTGGAAGCGGTGAATCAGGGAGAACCGGCCCTGTTCATGCAGGCCGGTCGGCGGCAGATGTCCGGCCAGACCCTGCGCAGCGATGCGGTGCGCCTGGCTACCCTGGGACGCACCACGGTGGAAGAAGCCATGCGGGTGGCCAGCCAGACCGAGGAAGAAGGCTAA
- a CDS encoding ArsR/SmtB family transcription factor: MESLNQFIDKQEQIEQAARALKAIAHPLRLKILCVVGDGEVCVQEIVDAVGTSQSNISQHLAILREKGVLLTRKDANRVFYRVGDARTLQLIVMMREVFCRRDGN, from the coding sequence GTGGAATCACTCAATCAATTTATCGACAAGCAAGAGCAGATCGAGCAGGCGGCCCGTGCCCTCAAGGCCATTGCCCATCCCCTGCGGCTGAAAATTCTTTGCGTGGTTGGGGACGGGGAAGTCTGCGTCCAGGAAATCGTGGATGCGGTGGGCACTTCTCAAAGCAATATTTCCCAGCATCTGGCCATTCTTCGGGAAAAGGGCGTGCTGCTGACCCGTAAGGACGCCAACCGTGTGTTTTACCGGGTCGGGGATGCCCGTACCCTGCAACTGATTGTGATGATGCGGGAAGTGTTCTGCCGCCGGGACGGAAATTAA
- the secB gene encoding protein-export chaperone SecB has product MSQEENSPVFAIEKLYVKDLSVEVPHAPEIFLQRETPELDVQLRSEGKGLGDGLYDVVLTVTVTAKLEDKTVFLAEVGQGGVFRILNVPEENMEPLLAIAAPNVLFPYAREVVSTCVAHAGFAPVVLQPVNFEALYLSRKAEEQAAAGNQEVPIQ; this is encoded by the coding sequence ATGAGCCAAGAAGAAAACAGCCCCGTTTTTGCCATCGAAAAGTTGTACGTGAAAGATTTGTCCGTGGAAGTGCCCCACGCCCCGGAAATTTTCCTGCAACGGGAAACTCCGGAACTGGACGTGCAACTGCGCAGCGAAGGCAAGGGGCTGGGGGATGGCCTTTACGACGTGGTGCTGACCGTGACCGTCACCGCCAAGCTGGAGGACAAGACCGTTTTCCTGGCGGAAGTGGGTCAGGGCGGGGTGTTCCGCATTCTCAACGTGCCGGAAGAAAACATGGAGCCCCTGCTGGCCATCGCCGCCCCCAATGTGCTCTTCCCCTATGCTCGGGAAGTGGTTTCCACCTGTGTGGCCCATGCGGGCTTTGCCCCGGTGGTGCTCCAACCGGTCAATTTTGAAGCCCTTTACCTGTCCCGCAAGGCGGAAGAACAAGCCGCTGCCGGTAATCAGGAAGTGCCCATTCAATAA